The Enterococcus rotai genome includes a window with the following:
- a CDS encoding formate/nitrite transporter family protein, whose translation MGSFQPPEIVDVTIEKGVQKARGSFLTLAVLGFLAGVFIAVAGIAMIRAMGTMPKEWGTLVNVIGAAVFPFGLICLLLAGGELVTGNMMVVSMALFARKISGKEWLRNIVIVTIFNLIGSLFVAYFFGYLSGALQGDFAERAIQVSLGRTKDTFLQGFLSGVACNFLVSTAVYLNFAAKDFIGKIVGIFLPIMGFVICGFQHVVANMFLIPMGILLGGNTWSAFGQNMVSVYLGNIIGGGFFVAGLYFLAYKVGTGQLSKK comes from the coding sequence ATGGGGTCATTTCAACCACCAGAAATAGTTGATGTTACAATTGAAAAAGGGGTTCAAAAGGCGCGGGGTAGTTTTTTGACTTTAGCGGTATTGGGATTTTTAGCAGGTGTTTTTATTGCTGTTGCAGGGATTGCGATGATTCGCGCAATGGGAACAATGCCAAAGGAATGGGGGACACTGGTTAATGTGATCGGAGCAGCTGTTTTTCCGTTTGGACTGATTTGTTTATTGTTAGCTGGAGGAGAGTTAGTTACAGGAAACATGATGGTTGTTTCAATGGCGTTGTTTGCTAGAAAAATCAGTGGCAAAGAATGGCTTAGAAACATTGTGATCGTGACGATTTTTAATTTGATTGGTTCCTTATTTGTGGCTTATTTCTTTGGCTATTTAAGTGGGGCGTTACAAGGAGACTTTGCAGAGCGCGCGATTCAAGTTTCTTTAGGGAGAACTAAAGATACTTTTTTACAAGGATTTCTTTCGGGGGTCGCTTGTAACTTTTTAGTGAGTACCGCAGTGTATTTGAACTTTGCAGCAAAAGATTTTATTGGTAAAATCGTCGGGATTTTTCTGCCAATCATGGGTTTTGTGATTTGTGGCTTCCAACACGTTGTAGCCAATATGTTCTTGATTCCGATGGGGATTTTATTAGGAGGCAATACGTGGTCAGCGTTTGGGCAAAATATGGTCAGTGTGTATTTAGGTAATATTATTGGTGGCGGCTTTTTTGTGGCAGGACTTTATTTCTTAGCATATAAAGTTGGTACAGGGCAGTTGTCAAAAAAATAA